From one Esox lucius isolate fEsoLuc1 chromosome 11, fEsoLuc1.pri, whole genome shotgun sequence genomic stretch:
- the fzd2 gene encoding frizzled-2, protein MKMDFQRGFVTFLALIMPYLIVSAQYQGDSGIAVPDHGFCQPISIPLCTDIAYNQTIMPNLVGHYNQEDAGLEVHQFYPLVKVQCSPELKFFLCSMYAPVCTVLEKAIPPCRSICERAKHGCEALMNKFGFQWPERLRCENFPVLGDGHICVGQNDSTATAPPVHMPVPGTPGVHVYSTPDRPFRCPAVLKVPTYLNYSFLGEQDCGAPCEHSRSSGGYMFFNDTEIYFARIWILIWSSLCCASTLFTVTTYLVDMQRFKYPERPIIFLSGCYTMVSIAYIAGYFLGDKVVCNSSFNPDGYKTIVQGTKKEGCTILFMMLYFFSMASSIWWVILSLTWFLAAGMKWGHEAIEANSQYFHLAAWAVPAVKTISILAMGQIEGDVLSGVCFVGLNSLNPMRGFILAPLFIYLFIGTSFLLAGFVSLFRIRTIMKHDGTKTEKLERLMVRIGVFSVLYTVPATIVIACFFYEQAFRHHWERSWVSHNCKGLAIPCPMQYTPRMTPDFTVYMIKYLMTLIVGITSGFWIWSGKTLHSWRKFYTRLTNSKHGETTV, encoded by the coding sequence ATGAAAATGGATTTTCAAAGAGGTTTTGTGACTTTTCTGGCACTGATAATGCCGTATTTGATCGTATCGGCGCAATACCAAGGCGATAGTGGAATCGCTGTCCCGGACCATGGATTTTGCCAACCTATTTCAATCCCATTATGCACGGACATCGCGTACAATCAAACTATAATGCCCAATCTAGTGGGCCATTACAACCAAGAAGACGCAGGACTGGAGGTGCACCAGTTTTACCCTTTGGTAAAGGTGCAGTGTTCACCCGAGCTTAAATTCTTCCTATGTTCAATGTATGCGCCTGTGTGTACAGTTTTGGAAAAAGCCATTCCACCATGTCGCTCTATTTGCGAGAGGGCAAAGCACGGCTGTGAGGCGCTCATGAACAAGTTCGGTTTCCAGTGGCCGGAACGTCTCCGGTGCGAGAATTTCCCCGTGCTTGGAGACGGCCACATTTGCGTGGGTCAGAATGACTCCACTGCTACAGCCCCGCCCGTACACATGCCAGTCCCCGGAACCCCTGGCGTCCATGTCTATTCAACCCCAGACAGGCCTTTCCGCTGTCCGGCTGTGCTGAAAGTCCCCACTTATCTGAATTATTCGTTTCTGGGGGAGCAGGATTGTGGAGCGCCATGTGAACACTCCAGGAGCAGTGGAGGCTACATGTTTTTCAATGATACAGAGATTTACTTTGCACGCATATGGATCCTCATTTGGTCTTCTCTGTGTTGTGCCTCCACCCTATTCACCGTCACCACCTATCTTGTGGACATGCAGCGCTTCAAGTACCCAGAAAGGCCAATCATTTTCCTCTCTGGGTGCTACACCATGGTCTCCATAGCCTACATTGCAGGCTACTTCCTGGGGGACAAGGTGGTGTGCAACAGCAGCTTCAACCCCGATGGATATAAAACCATAGTCCAAGGGACCAAGAAGGAAGGCTGCACCATCCTCTTCATGATGCTCTACTTCTTCAGCATGGCCAGCTCCATCTGGTGGGTAATCCTGTCCCTGACCTGGTTCCTGGCGGCTGGCATGAAGTGGGGTCACGAGGCCATCGAGGCCAACTCCCAGTACTTCCACCTGGCGGCATGGGCGGTGCCGGCGGTCAAGACCATCAGCATCCTGGCCATGGGGCAAATCGAGGGCGATGTGCTCAGCGGCGTCTGCTTCGTGGGCCTCAACAGCTTGAACCCCATGCGGGGCTTCATCCTTGCCCCCCTCTTCATCTACCTCTTCATCGGGACCTCCTTCCTCCTGGCAGGCTTCGTGTCCCTGTTCCGTATCCGCACCATCATGAAGCACGACGGCACCAAGACGGAGAAGCTGGAGCGCCTGATGGTGAGGATCGGCGTGTTCAGCGTGCTTTACACGGTGCCGGCCACCATTGTCATCGCCTGCTTCTTCTACGAGCAGGCCTTCCGCCACCACTGGGAGAGGAGCTGGGTGAGCCACAACTGTAAGGGCCTGGCCATACCCTGTCCCATGCAGTACACCCCTCGGATGACGCCCGACTTCACGGTCTACATGATCAAGTACCTGATGACTCTCATCGTGGGAATCACCTCTGGCTTCTGGATCTGGTCCGGCAAGACACTGCACTCCTGGCGCAAGTTCTAcaccagactcacaaacagtaaGCACGGAGAGACTACTGTCTAG